From a region of the Gossypium raimondii isolate GPD5lz chromosome 10, ASM2569854v1, whole genome shotgun sequence genome:
- the LOC105776432 gene encoding cytosolic endo-beta-N-acetylglucosaminidase 1 isoform X4: MAGTQHATHSVPISKLNMEVDLAISQIPNLKEFVSYLTQTMHSSVPGSLVIWYDSVTIDGTLSWQNQLNEENKPFFDISDGIFVNYFWEEDGPKLSATVAGDRKLDVYMGIDVFGRGTYGGGQWTTNVALDVIKKDDVSAAIFAPGWVYETKQPPDFQTAQNRWWSLVEKSWGIVQNYPKTLPFYSNFDQGRGNHISVDGAQVLSTQWNNISSQTFQPFLEYVDDSTSKTIEVRVESMNWFMNGSFKEASFNGGGNITFKGTLEAGASFSTRLFSGQLLMGPLPIYFTYSVNSEGNSQLGLSLELSSETEGKKKLFLASQGTNQFSSEVLMPRRLTTPDNAPGWVMQEVSIAMNGYTLTEIHAVCYKQQPEITNTTEYFAVLGDIKISTSSKNTEFPPSTSWIVNGQDIEWGTSQGSKTLSLKISWKPEDEKGPLFPKYNIYVEKLSKQSIRTLKGTLESVREYIGVAHIEAFYVSQLVIPSDTSSLKFIIQVCNVDGASQNLDDAPFFQLDVQSSTNILSLLFGCLPSLVKNIIAYL; this comes from the exons GTATGATAGTGTTACAATTGATGGAACACTTAGTTGGCAAAATCAGTTGAATGAAGAGAATAAACCTTTTTTCGATATTAGTGATGGAATCTTCGTTAACTATTTTTGGGAAGAGGACGGTCCAAAGTTATCTGCAACGGTTGCCGGCGATAGAAAGCTCGATGTTTACATGGGGATTGATGTATTCGGAAGAGGAACATACGGTGGCGGGCAATGGACG ACGAATGTTGCACTTGATGTGATAAAAAAGGATGATGTCTCGGCTGCGATATTCGCTCCGGGATGGGTTTATGAAACGAAACAACCACCCGATTTTCAGACCGCTCAAAACCG TTGGTGGAGTCTGGTTGAGAAATCATGGGGGATCGTCCAAAATTATCCTAAAACACTACCGTTCTATTCGAATTTCGACCAG GGCCGTGGTAATCATATTTCCGTTGACGGAGCACAAGTATTAAGCACTCAATGGAATAACATTTCTTCACAAACATTTCAG CCTTTCCTGGAGTATGTTGATGATTCCACCTCAAAAACAATTGAAGTTCGTGTTGA GTCTATGAATTGGTTCATGAATGGTAGTTTTAAGGAAGCGTCGTTTAACGGAGGTggaaacataacatttaaaggAACTCTCGAAGCCGGCGCCTCATTCTCAACCAGACTCTTCTCAGGACAACTTCTTATGGGTCCGTTACCGATTTACTTCACATATTCT GTAAACTCTGAAGGTAATTCTCAATTGGGCCTTTCTCTTGAATTATCTTCTGAAACGGAAGGAAAAAAGAAGTTGTTTCTTGCATCCCAAGGAACAAACCAATTCTCGAGTGAAGTCCTCATGCCACGACGACTTACAACGCCGGACAATGCTCCAGGATGGGTTATGCAAGAGGTCAGCATTGCAATGAACGGATACACATTAACAGAAATCCACGCCGTATGCTACAAACAACAACCCGAAATCACAAACACAACTGAATACTTTGCTGTGCTCGGAGACATTAAGATTTCAACTTCGAGCAAGAATACCGAATTCCCTCCATCTACTTCTTGGATCGTCAACGGCCAAGACATAGAATGGGGAACATCTCAAGGTTCCAAAACACTTAGTCTTAAGATCAGCTGGAAACCGGAAGATGAAAAGGGTCCTCTTTTCCCAAAGTACAATATCTACGTTGAGAAATTATCGAAACAATCGATTCGAACATTGAAAGGAACGCTAGAAAGCGTTAGAGAGTACATCGGAGTAGCACACATAGAAGCCTTCTATGTGTCTCAACTTGTCATCCCTTCGGATACTTCGAGTCTCAAGTTTATTATTCAAGTTTGCAATGTTGACGGTGCCAGCCAAAATCTCGACGACGCTCCATTTTTTCAACTCGATGTTCAAAGCTCGACGAACATATTATCACTTCTGTTCGGTTGCCTTCCTTCCTTGGTGAAGAACATCATAGCTTATCTATGA
- the LOC105776437 gene encoding LOB domain-containing protein 12 isoform X2, which translates to MGGNSPCASCKLLRRRCAKDCIFAPYFPSDDPHKFAIVHKVFGASNVSKTLQELPLQQRADAVSSLVYEANARIRDPVYGCVGAISYLQNQVSQLQMQLAVAQAEIVCIQMQQDPIMVAANPQMVLGQADDDDQAFLLQNQCFNFANNNASSSAYVNIHESLKRESIFGDIVS; encoded by the exons ATGGGAGGAAACTCACCTTGTGCTTCTTGCAAGTTGCTTCGTCGCCGTTGTGCCAAAGACTGCATCTTTGCACCTTATTTCCCTTCCGACGATCCCCACAAATTCGCCATCGTTCACAAGGTTTTTGGTGCCAGCAATGTCAGCAAAACGTTACAG GAGCTGCCGTTGCAACAAAGGGCTGATGCGGTGAGTAGCTTGGTGTATGAAGCAAATGCAAGGATTAGGGACCCTGTTTATGGATGTGTAGGGGCTATATCTTATTTGCAGAACCAGGTTTCTCAGCTTCAAATGCAGCTTGCGGTGGCTCAGGCTGAAATAGTGTGCATTCAAATGCAACAAGACCCTATTATGGTGGCGGCTAACCCTCAAATGGTATTGGGCCAAGCCGACGATGATGACCAAGCTTTTCTTCTCCAAAATCAGTGCTTTAATTTTGCTAATAATAATGCTTCTTCTTCTGCCTATGTAAATATTCATGAGTCTCTCAAAAGGGAGAGCATCTTTGGAGACATAgtttcttaa
- the LOC105776437 gene encoding LOB domain-containing protein 12 isoform X1, which translates to MGGNSPCASCKLLRRRCAKDCIFAPYFPSDDPHKFAIVHKVFGASNVSKTLQNVRYLLLLTIGVHKNQELPLQQRADAVSSLVYEANARIRDPVYGCVGAISYLQNQVSQLQMQLAVAQAEIVCIQMQQDPIMVAANPQMVLGQADDDDQAFLLQNQCFNFANNNASSSAYVNIHESLKRESIFGDIVS; encoded by the exons ATGGGAGGAAACTCACCTTGTGCTTCTTGCAAGTTGCTTCGTCGCCGTTGTGCCAAAGACTGCATCTTTGCACCTTATTTCCCTTCCGACGATCCCCACAAATTCGCCATCGTTCACAAGGTTTTTGGTGCCAGCAATGTCAGCAAAACGTTACAG AACGTACGATATCTCTTGTTGCTAACCATTGGGGTTCATAAAAACCAGGAGCTGCCGTTGCAACAAAGGGCTGATGCGGTGAGTAGCTTGGTGTATGAAGCAAATGCAAGGATTAGGGACCCTGTTTATGGATGTGTAGGGGCTATATCTTATTTGCAGAACCAGGTTTCTCAGCTTCAAATGCAGCTTGCGGTGGCTCAGGCTGAAATAGTGTGCATTCAAATGCAACAAGACCCTATTATGGTGGCGGCTAACCCTCAAATGGTATTGGGCCAAGCCGACGATGATGACCAAGCTTTTCTTCTCCAAAATCAGTGCTTTAATTTTGCTAATAATAATGCTTCTTCTTCTGCCTATGTAAATATTCATGAGTCTCTCAAAAGGGAGAGCATCTTTGGAGACATAgtttcttaa